In Arthrobacter sp. UKPF54-2, the following are encoded in one genomic region:
- a CDS encoding 3'-5' exonuclease yields MSTWHTLPRAAFDLETTGRNSRSARIVTASVTVVDADGSVIKEHEWLADPGVEIPTEASDIHGVTTEQARREGRPAAEVTRELAAVLQELFDAGVPVIAFNASYDFTVLAAESARYGVPQLSRFPVLDPYIMNKQVDRYRKGKRTLTALCEEYGVGLDNAHTSAADALATLRVLDAMAGKFPKLRMPASHLHQLQVEWASAQAADFQSYLRKTKPAAVIEGDWPVLPPEDASRGDF; encoded by the coding sequence ATGAGCACCTGGCACACCCTTCCCCGCGCAGCATTCGACCTCGAAACAACCGGCCGGAACTCGCGCTCCGCGAGGATCGTGACCGCCTCGGTGACCGTGGTGGACGCCGACGGCTCGGTCATCAAGGAACACGAGTGGCTGGCCGACCCCGGGGTGGAGATCCCCACCGAGGCCAGCGACATCCACGGCGTCACCACCGAGCAGGCGCGCCGCGAGGGCCGGCCTGCCGCCGAAGTGACCCGGGAACTGGCGGCGGTCCTGCAGGAGCTGTTCGATGCCGGGGTGCCGGTCATTGCCTTCAACGCCAGCTACGACTTCACCGTCCTGGCCGCCGAGTCGGCCCGCTACGGCGTTCCCCAGCTGAGCCGCTTTCCGGTCCTGGACCCGTACATCATGAACAAGCAGGTGGACCGCTACCGCAAGGGCAAGCGGACGCTGACCGCGCTCTGCGAGGAGTACGGCGTAGGCCTCGACAATGCCCACACCTCCGCGGCGGACGCGCTGGCGACCCTGCGGGTGCTCGACGCGATGGCCGGAAAATTCCCCAAGCTGCGGATGCCGGCCAGCCACCTCCACCAGCTCCAGGTCGAGTGGGCCTCCGCCCAGGCCGCCGATTTCCAAAGCTACCTGCGCAAGACCAAGCCCGCCGCTGTGATCGAGGGCGACTGGCCGGTCCTGCCGCCCGAGGATGCCAGCCGGGGCGACTTCTAG
- a CDS encoding MGMT family protein has translation MRTEYVEAVLELAAMVPAGTAVAYGDVAELLGAGGPRQVGSVMSHHGSAVPWWRILKANGDAPPGHEREALGLYLAEGTPLHGSYLAYQRTGEGRWRVDLAAARWAPTEEEFEQIDALAVRLERELRTLSVPTDEMSV, from the coding sequence ATGCGGACGGAGTATGTGGAGGCGGTGCTGGAACTCGCGGCGATGGTGCCGGCGGGTACCGCCGTCGCCTACGGGGACGTGGCCGAACTCCTCGGTGCCGGCGGCCCCCGCCAGGTCGGCTCGGTGATGAGCCACCACGGCAGCGCCGTGCCCTGGTGGCGGATCCTCAAGGCCAACGGGGACGCCCCGCCCGGCCACGAACGCGAGGCCTTGGGCCTCTACCTGGCCGAAGGCACCCCGCTGCACGGCAGCTACCTGGCGTACCAGCGCACCGGGGAAGGCCGCTGGCGGGTTGACCTGGCGGCGGCCCGCTGGGCGCCGACCGAGGAGGAGTTCGAGCAGATCGACGCCCTCGCCGTGCGACTCGAGCGGGAGCTGCGCACATTGTCTGTCCCCACTGATGAAATGTCCGTGTGA
- a CDS encoding ATP-dependent DNA helicase translates to MRLLPPRTQHGAVPVLSADQRAAVDVAHGSGPVLVPGAPGTGKSTVLVEAAVRRAQRDGLDPERMLILAPGRLAADALRDRFTARLDRSLSTTPARTWASYAFDLIRRAKAEGILPLPRAPKLLSGPEQDLIIKELLEGHAQPGLELPWPEDLGAALQTRGFRQEVRQLFDRIIESGRTAEDLAALARRCGRPDWTAAAALYAEYRDVLDLRMPESFDPAGIITAARQIFQDAPDFLAAERDRLQLILVDDIQEANPAVFELLADIAAGKDAIVTSSPDTVVQGFRGARPDLVAELPRLLAPAGGGAVLDRPLWTAHRHTPAVAQAWQSVAERISLRSGGTSARRLEQPAPGHDGAVDGVVEAHLLPSPVHELRYVAQRILEAQLNDGRDLGEIAVIVRNGGQLSQLQRHLAGQGIPVRIPVAESAVRDEVAVRPLLDAYAVALDPETLSPEAAVSLLTSRIGGATSIELRRLRQSLRREELLGGGGRTSDALLVEALLEPGALATLGIEGQSARRVARMIRAGREAAEAPGGNAETVLWALWHSTGLAGRWTEAALAGGAAGARADRDLDAMMALFHTAERYVDQLPGSGPEQFLEYLLSQELPMDTLAARAQLEDAVELMTPASAAGREWPVVIVPGLQEGVWPNTRLRGELLGSTLFADAVEHGVEYALQLDPLSRLREIRYDELRSFSTAVSRAREVLICTAVSSEDEQPSSFLDYVSPLHPDQDRRGFTAVERPLTLRALVAELRQYAQLDGGSAEAAEAAAVLGALAAAEPAVPGAHPESWWGLAPLSSTEPVVPPGSTVFVSPSKVETVHKSPLDWFVQAAGGEAATDFARSLGTLVHAIAQDLPDASGGEYVAELVKRWPSLGMKDNWEGKLDFQRAETMVRKLAQYVLVMRSEGRSLVGVEQDFEVKLPDVAAPDAPAGDEAWPARPAVLRGQVDRLEIDADGRLVIVDLKTGKRQPGKAELERHPQLGAYQAAVLAGGFTGPDDGPPPLPGGAVLAQLGTSTKSPGVQSQPPLDPEANWALELVGEAARVMSGSTFEARHDPAKGGHGGHGCRLPEVCPLCARGKQVTE, encoded by the coding sequence CTGCGCCTGCTCCCGCCCCGCACGCAGCACGGTGCCGTCCCGGTCCTGTCCGCGGACCAGCGGGCCGCCGTCGACGTCGCGCACGGTTCCGGCCCGGTGCTGGTCCCGGGCGCACCGGGCACCGGAAAGTCCACCGTCCTGGTCGAGGCGGCGGTCCGCCGCGCCCAGCGCGACGGGCTGGACCCGGAGCGGATGCTGATCCTGGCCCCCGGCCGGCTCGCCGCGGACGCACTGCGCGACCGCTTCACCGCGCGCCTGGACCGCAGCCTGAGCACGACGCCGGCGCGCACCTGGGCGTCGTACGCGTTCGATCTGATCCGGCGGGCCAAGGCCGAGGGCATCCTGCCCCTGCCGCGCGCGCCGAAACTCCTCTCCGGCCCCGAACAGGACCTGATCATCAAGGAACTCCTCGAGGGCCACGCCCAGCCCGGACTGGAGCTGCCCTGGCCGGAGGACCTGGGCGCCGCGCTGCAGACCCGGGGCTTCCGGCAGGAGGTCCGCCAGCTCTTTGACCGGATCATCGAATCCGGGCGGACCGCCGAGGACCTCGCGGCCCTCGCCCGGCGCTGCGGCCGGCCCGACTGGACCGCCGCGGCGGCCCTCTACGCCGAGTACCGCGATGTCCTGGACCTGCGGATGCCCGAATCCTTCGACCCGGCCGGGATCATCACGGCCGCCCGCCAGATCTTCCAGGACGCCCCGGACTTCCTGGCCGCCGAACGGGACCGGCTCCAGCTGATCCTCGTGGATGACATCCAGGAGGCGAACCCGGCCGTGTTTGAACTCCTGGCGGACATCGCCGCGGGAAAGGACGCCATCGTTACGTCCTCCCCGGACACCGTGGTGCAGGGCTTCCGCGGCGCGCGGCCTGACCTGGTGGCCGAATTACCCCGGCTGCTCGCCCCCGCCGGCGGAGGCGCCGTGCTGGATCGGCCGCTGTGGACCGCGCACCGCCATACCCCCGCCGTCGCGCAGGCCTGGCAGTCCGTCGCGGAGCGGATCTCGCTGCGCTCCGGCGGCACCTCGGCGCGCCGGCTCGAGCAGCCGGCCCCCGGTCACGACGGCGCCGTCGACGGTGTTGTTGAGGCGCACCTGCTGCCGTCCCCGGTGCACGAACTGCGCTATGTGGCGCAGCGGATCCTCGAAGCCCAGCTCAACGACGGCCGGGACCTTGGTGAGATCGCCGTGATCGTGCGCAACGGCGGACAGCTCAGCCAGCTGCAGCGCCACCTGGCCGGCCAAGGCATCCCGGTCCGGATCCCGGTCGCCGAATCCGCGGTCCGCGACGAGGTGGCCGTCCGCCCGCTGCTGGACGCCTACGCAGTTGCGTTGGACCCGGAGACACTTTCCCCCGAAGCCGCCGTCTCGCTGCTGACCTCCCGGATCGGCGGCGCCACCTCGATCGAACTGCGCCGGCTCCGCCAGTCCCTGCGGCGGGAGGAACTGCTGGGCGGCGGCGGCCGCACCAGCGACGCGCTGCTGGTGGAGGCGCTGCTGGAGCCTGGTGCCCTGGCCACCCTGGGCATCGAGGGGCAGTCCGCCCGCCGCGTCGCCCGGATGATCCGGGCCGGCCGGGAGGCCGCCGAGGCGCCCGGCGGCAACGCCGAAACCGTGCTGTGGGCCCTGTGGCACTCCACCGGGCTGGCCGGCCGCTGGACCGAGGCCGCCCTGGCCGGCGGTGCGGCCGGGGCCCGCGCGGACCGGGACCTGGACGCCATGATGGCGCTGTTCCACACGGCCGAACGGTACGTGGACCAGCTTCCGGGTTCCGGGCCGGAGCAGTTCCTCGAGTACCTCCTCAGCCAGGAACTGCCGATGGACACCCTGGCGGCGCGGGCGCAGCTCGAGGACGCGGTGGAGCTGATGACGCCGGCCAGCGCCGCCGGACGCGAATGGCCGGTGGTGATTGTGCCCGGGCTCCAGGAGGGCGTGTGGCCCAACACCCGGCTCCGCGGCGAACTGCTGGGCAGCACGCTCTTCGCTGACGCCGTCGAACACGGCGTCGAGTACGCCCTTCAGCTCGATCCGCTGAGCCGGCTCCGCGAGATCCGCTATGACGAGCTGCGCAGCTTCTCGACCGCCGTCTCCCGGGCCCGGGAGGTGCTGATCTGCACCGCCGTGTCCTCGGAGGACGAACAGCCCTCCTCCTTCCTGGACTACGTCTCGCCCCTGCACCCGGACCAGGACCGGCGCGGCTTCACCGCGGTGGAGCGGCCGCTGACCCTGCGCGCGCTGGTCGCCGAACTACGCCAGTACGCCCAGCTCGACGGCGGCTCCGCCGAGGCGGCCGAGGCCGCCGCCGTCCTCGGGGCCCTGGCCGCGGCTGAACCCGCGGTGCCCGGGGCCCACCCCGAGAGCTGGTGGGGCCTCGCGCCGCTGTCCTCGACCGAGCCCGTGGTGCCGCCCGGCAGCACCGTCTTCGTCTCGCCCTCCAAGGTCGAAACCGTGCACAAGTCGCCGCTGGACTGGTTCGTCCAGGCCGCCGGCGGCGAGGCCGCGACGGATTTCGCCCGGAGCCTGGGCACCCTGGTCCACGCCATCGCCCAGGACCTCCCGGACGCCTCCGGCGGGGAATACGTGGCAGAACTGGTCAAACGCTGGCCCTCGCTCGGGATGAAGGACAACTGGGAGGGCAAACTGGACTTCCAGCGGGCCGAGACGATGGTCCGCAAGCTCGCCCAGTACGTGCTCGTAATGCGCAGCGAAGGGCGGAGCCTGGTGGGCGTCGAGCAGGACTTCGAGGTGAAGCTGCCCGATGTGGCCGCGCCAGATGCCCCCGCCGGGGACGAAGCCTGGCCGGCCCGTCCTGCCGTGCTCCGCGGCCAGGTTGACCGGCTGGAGATCGACGCCGACGGCCGCCTGGTGATCGTGGACCTCAAGACCGGCAAGCGCCAGCCCGGCAAGGCCGAGCTGGAACGCCATCCGCAGCTCGGCGCGTACCAGGC